In Sphingobacterium thalpophilum, a genomic segment contains:
- a CDS encoding DUF4126 domain-containing protein encodes MSELSTFLVSAFIGLSLAAATGFRVFMPLFLLSLGCRLELFQVGNELAWAGSPIVLAATSLAMILEIAGYYIPFIDNILDSLSIPLATIAGTLLFAIQFADISPFFRWAMAIIAGGGTAATISTALAGTRAVSSVGTAGFGNFMISTMETIGSTILTILAIFVPFMAIIVVIGLFYFFWRFGKEQLNKKLKRTE; translated from the coding sequence ATGAGTGAGCTATCCACATTTTTGGTAAGTGCTTTTATAGGCTTGAGTCTGGCTGCAGCTACCGGCTTCCGGGTTTTCATGCCGTTATTCTTATTGAGCCTTGGCTGTCGGCTTGAACTGTTCCAGGTTGGCAATGAATTGGCCTGGGCGGGCTCACCTATTGTTTTGGCAGCGACAAGCCTAGCCATGATCCTGGAAATAGCAGGATATTACATTCCTTTTATTGACAATATATTGGACAGCCTTTCAATTCCTCTCGCGACGATAGCAGGTACCTTACTTTTTGCCATACAGTTTGCAGATATTTCACCCTTTTTCCGCTGGGCTATGGCAATCATCGCTGGTGGCGGTACCGCGGCGACCATCAGTACAGCGCTAGCTGGTACGCGTGCAGTCTCGTCTGTTGGGACGGCAGGTTTTGGCAATTTTATGATCTCGACCATGGAAACCATCGGTTCAACCATTTTGACCATACTCGCCATATTTGTGCCCTTTATGGCAATTATAGTTGTTATAGGCTTATTCTATTTCTTTTGGCGATTTGGCAAAGAGCAACTCAATAAAAAACTTAAAAGAACGGAGTAG